Proteins from a single region of Dermochelys coriacea isolate rDerCor1 chromosome 28, rDerCor1.pri.v4, whole genome shotgun sequence:
- the PCOLCE gene encoding procollagen C-endopeptidase enhancer 1 isoform X1 has protein sequence MSPARSPPLPLLLLLWGCAMGQSDPNPAPAPAPNATRPVFLCGGEHVGDSGYIASEGFPNHYPPSKTCTWTITVPEGQVVMLSFRVFDLEPDPGCRYDSLEVFNGPSVGAQTLGRFCGTFRPGALLSTGRHMLLRMVTDEGTGGRGFLVWFSAGLPHVNGRPRGRQKWGANHIDSRLAWESWHYWDEHQFCGGKLEKPQGSLKTPNWPESNYPAGISCSWHIIAPPGQVVELTFGKFDVEDDTYCRYDYVAVFHGGATDDSRRVGKFCGDRAPGPIYSEGNELLVQFVSDLSVTADGFAASYAIKSPTEVTETAAKPAPGIFPGSKPGQAGTKPAAKPKPAPEPKPTTRAPPEAEPPSTKTPAKVQCPQKCRRSGSLQGHFCANDFVITGTVKTAVRGAGDRVTATISLLNTYKAGALSLPQAEKGATLRLEVPCRQCPALKKGSSYIFMGRVNAAGVGELPPEGFVVPYRLQQHQVLTTLSKRPCGGVPKKNA, from the exons ATGAGCCCGGCCCGGAGCCCGCCGCTGCCGCTGTTGCTGTTGCTGTGGGGCTGCGCCATGGGGCAGAGCGACCCgaaccccgcccctgcccctgcccctaacGCCACGAG gcctgtATTCCTGTGTGGCGGGGAACATGTGGGCGACTCGGGGTACATCGCCAGCGAGGGGTTCCCCAACCACTACCCGCCCAGCAAAACCTGCACCTGGACCATCACG GTGCCCGAGGGCCAGGTGGTGATGCTCTCCTTCCGGGTCTTCGACCTGGAGCCGGACCCCGGCTGCCGCTACGACTCGCTGGAGGTCTTCAACGGGCCCTCGGTGGGCGCCCAGACCCTGGGCCGCTTCTGTGGCACCTTCCGGCCCGGGGCCCTGCTCTCCACCGGCCGCCACATGCTGCTGCGCATGGTGACGGACGAGGGCACCGGGGGCCGCGGGTTCCTGGTCTGGTTCAGCGCCGGCCTGCCCCACGTCAACG GCCGGCCGCGCGGAAGGCAGAAGTGGGGCGCCAACCATATAGACTCCCGGTTGGCCTGGGAGTCCTGGCATTACTGGGACG AGCATCAGTTCTGCGGGGGAAAGCTGGagaagccccagggcagcctcAAGACCCCGAACTGGCCCGAGAGCAACTACCCAGCTGGGATCAGCTGTTCCTGGCACATCATCGCGCCCCCGGGCCAG GTGGTGGAACTGACCTTCGGGAAGTTCGACGTGGAGGACGACACCTACTGTCGCTACGACTACGTGGCCGTTTTCCACGGGGGGGCCACCGACGACTCCCGGCGCGTTGGCAAGTTCTGCGGGGACCGTGCCCCCGG CCCCATCTACTCGGAGGGGAACGAGCTCCTGGTCCAGTTCGTCTCGGATCTCAGCGTCACGGCCGACGGCTTCGCGGCCTCCTATGCCATCAAGAGCCCCACGGAGGTGACCGAGACGGCCGCGAAACCCGCCCCCGGGATCTTCCCCGGCTCCAAACCGGGCCAGGCCGGCACCAAGCCCGCCGCGAAACCCAAACCGGCGCCCGAGCCCAAACCCACCACCAGGGCCCCGCCCGAGGCCGAGCCGCCCAGCACCAAGACGCCGG CCAAGGTTCAGTGCCCCCAGAAATGCCGCCGGTCGGGAAGTCTCCAGGGCCACTTCTGTGCCAACGACTTTG TTATCACCGGCACTGTGAAAACCGCCGTGCGAGGGGCTGGCGACCGGGTCACAGCCACCATCTCGCTCCTCAACACGTACAAGGCCGGAGCCCTGAGCCTGCCCCAGGCCGAGAAAGGGGCCACCCTGCGCCTGGAGGTCCCCTGCCGCCAGTGCCCTGCCCTCAAGAAAG gTTCCAGCTACATCTTCATGGGCCGGGTGAACGCCGCAGGGGTCGGCGAATTGCCCCCTGAGGGCTTCGTGGTCCCGTATCGCCTGCAGCAGCACCAGGTCCTCACTACGCTCAGCAAGCGCCCGTGTGGGGGGGTGCCGAAGAAGAACGCTTGA
- the PCOLCE gene encoding procollagen C-endopeptidase enhancer 1 isoform X2 encodes MSPARSPPLPLLLLLWGCAMGQSDPNPAPAPAPNATRPVFLCGGEHVGDSGYIASEGFPNHYPPSKTCTWTITVPEGQVVMLSFRVFDLEPDPGCRYDSLEVFNGPSVGAQTLGRFCGTFRPGALLSTGRHMLLRMVTDEGTGGRGFLVWFSAGLPHVNEHQFCGGKLEKPQGSLKTPNWPESNYPAGISCSWHIIAPPGQVVELTFGKFDVEDDTYCRYDYVAVFHGGATDDSRRVGKFCGDRAPGPIYSEGNELLVQFVSDLSVTADGFAASYAIKSPTEVTETAAKPAPGIFPGSKPGQAGTKPAAKPKPAPEPKPTTRAPPEAEPPSTKTPAKVQCPQKCRRSGSLQGHFCANDFVITGTVKTAVRGAGDRVTATISLLNTYKAGALSLPQAEKGATLRLEVPCRQCPALKKGSSYIFMGRVNAAGVGELPPEGFVVPYRLQQHQVLTTLSKRPCGGVPKKNA; translated from the exons ATGAGCCCGGCCCGGAGCCCGCCGCTGCCGCTGTTGCTGTTGCTGTGGGGCTGCGCCATGGGGCAGAGCGACCCgaaccccgcccctgcccctgcccctaacGCCACGAG gcctgtATTCCTGTGTGGCGGGGAACATGTGGGCGACTCGGGGTACATCGCCAGCGAGGGGTTCCCCAACCACTACCCGCCCAGCAAAACCTGCACCTGGACCATCACG GTGCCCGAGGGCCAGGTGGTGATGCTCTCCTTCCGGGTCTTCGACCTGGAGCCGGACCCCGGCTGCCGCTACGACTCGCTGGAGGTCTTCAACGGGCCCTCGGTGGGCGCCCAGACCCTGGGCCGCTTCTGTGGCACCTTCCGGCCCGGGGCCCTGCTCTCCACCGGCCGCCACATGCTGCTGCGCATGGTGACGGACGAGGGCACCGGGGGCCGCGGGTTCCTGGTCTGGTTCAGCGCCGGCCTGCCCCACGTCAACG AGCATCAGTTCTGCGGGGGAAAGCTGGagaagccccagggcagcctcAAGACCCCGAACTGGCCCGAGAGCAACTACCCAGCTGGGATCAGCTGTTCCTGGCACATCATCGCGCCCCCGGGCCAG GTGGTGGAACTGACCTTCGGGAAGTTCGACGTGGAGGACGACACCTACTGTCGCTACGACTACGTGGCCGTTTTCCACGGGGGGGCCACCGACGACTCCCGGCGCGTTGGCAAGTTCTGCGGGGACCGTGCCCCCGG CCCCATCTACTCGGAGGGGAACGAGCTCCTGGTCCAGTTCGTCTCGGATCTCAGCGTCACGGCCGACGGCTTCGCGGCCTCCTATGCCATCAAGAGCCCCACGGAGGTGACCGAGACGGCCGCGAAACCCGCCCCCGGGATCTTCCCCGGCTCCAAACCGGGCCAGGCCGGCACCAAGCCCGCCGCGAAACCCAAACCGGCGCCCGAGCCCAAACCCACCACCAGGGCCCCGCCCGAGGCCGAGCCGCCCAGCACCAAGACGCCGG CCAAGGTTCAGTGCCCCCAGAAATGCCGCCGGTCGGGAAGTCTCCAGGGCCACTTCTGTGCCAACGACTTTG TTATCACCGGCACTGTGAAAACCGCCGTGCGAGGGGCTGGCGACCGGGTCACAGCCACCATCTCGCTCCTCAACACGTACAAGGCCGGAGCCCTGAGCCTGCCCCAGGCCGAGAAAGGGGCCACCCTGCGCCTGGAGGTCCCCTGCCGCCAGTGCCCTGCCCTCAAGAAAG gTTCCAGCTACATCTTCATGGGCCGGGTGAACGCCGCAGGGGTCGGCGAATTGCCCCCTGAGGGCTTCGTGGTCCCGTATCGCCTGCAGCAGCACCAGGTCCTCACTACGCTCAGCAAGCGCCCGTGTGGGGGGGTGCCGAAGAAGAACGCTTGA
- the FBXO24 gene encoding F-box only protein 24 — translation MSRGDGRAGPGPPWPCWGQRCGSLQSLPSGRSRAPGARAGMGDRRSARRLRYRRLQRGSRLLGGDEAMGAKRLCCSQGVGAAEGSTDSGGSAPIQRLPPELLDHIVSFLPVRDAVALGQTCRYLRQACDSEGVWRRVCRRLCPRLRQEGTAGTRPWKRAAILNYTKGLYFQTFGGRRRYLSKSVAPLLSHGYRKFLPTKEHVFVLDHGGTLFFLRNALVSSAPGHLQWKRACRYVVLCRSAKDFTTDPRSDAGYRKYVYVLAVREAAPGAGRACDCVEVYLQSSGQRVFKMTFHAAMRFRQLVLVGQETERVLLLLTEEGKIYSLLVNETQLDQPRSYTVQLALRKVSRCLPHLAVRAMTSNQSSAAFLTDKGAVYFEVHAPGVYRDLFGTLHAFDPLDLQMPLALALPAKVLSCALGYNHLGLLDEFGRLFMQGSNRYGQLGTGDKIDRGEPTLVHGLKCPLDIWCGLNHSLALLQSRELGQAVLGCGCGAGGRLPGWPKGSATFVKLQVKVPLCASSLCSTRECLYLLSSHDIEGGPAYRELPPSRALPPPESPGPQACEQYLSQLQGCPTLAGRLAKVKEAVGALPLPPCQKDFLWEALELIRRSARPRSPPACS, via the exons ATGTCCCGGGGAGATGGGCGGGCTGGGCCGGGGCCCCCCTGGCCATGCTGGGGGCAGCGCTGTGGGTCGCTGCAGAGTCTGCCCAGTGGCCGGAGCCGGGCGCCGGGGGCGCGGGCAGGGATGGGCGACCGACGCTCGGCCAGGCGCCTGCGGTACCGGCGGCTCCAGCGCGGCTCCCGGCTCTTGGGGGGCGACGAAGCCATGGGG gCCAAGCGCCTGTGCTGCagccagggggtgggggccgCTGAGGGCAGCACGGACTCAGGGGGCTCAGCCCCCATCCAGCGCCTCCCCCCGGAGCTG CTGGATCACATCGTCTCCTTCCTACCGGTGCGGGACGCGGTGGCCCTGGGCCAGACGTGCCGGTACCTGCGCCAGGCGTGCGACAGTGAGGGCGTCTGGCGCCGGGTCTGCCGCCGGCTCTGCCCACGGCTGCGCCAGGAGGGCACGGCTGGCACCCGCCCCTGGAAGAGAGCCGCCATCCTCAACT ACACTAAGGGCCTGTACTTCCAGACCTTCGGGGGGCGCCGGCGCTACCTGAGCAAGTCGGTGGCCCCGCTGCTGTCCCACGGCTACCGCAAGTTCCTGCCCACCAAGGAGCACGTCTTCGTCCTGGACCACGGCGGGACCCTCTTCTTCCTCCGCAACGCCCTGGTCTCCTCGGCCCCGGGCCACCTCCAGTGGAAACGGGCCTGTCGCTACGTGGTGCTGTGCCGGAGCGCCAAAGAC ttcaCCACGGACCCTCGGAGCGACGCGGGGTACCGGAAGTACGTGTACGTGCTGGCGGTGCGGGAGGCGGCACCGGGCGCCGGGCGGGCGTGCGACTGCGTGGAGGTCTATCTCCAGTCCAGCGGGCAGCGGGTCTTCAAGATGACGTTCCACGCCGCCATGCGCTTCCGGCAGCTGGTGCTGGTGGGGCAGGAGACGGAgcgggtgctgctgctgctgacag AGGAGGGGAAGATTTACAGCCTGCTGGTGAACGAGACGCAGCTGGACCAGCCCCGCTCCTACACGGTGCAGCTCGCCCTGCGCAAGGTGTCCCGGTGCCTGCCCCACCTCGCCGTGCGGGCCATGACCTCCAACCAGAGCAGCGCCGCCTTCCTCACCG ACAAGGGGGCCGTGTATTTCGAAGTCCACGCGCCGGGCGTCTATCGTGACCTCTTCGGGACCCTTCACGCCTTCGACCCCCTGGATCTGCAGATGCCGCTGGCCCTCGCCCTGCCCGCCAAG gtcCTGTCCTGCGCCCTCGGCTACAACCACCTGGGGCTGCTGGACGAGTTCGGGCGGCTCTTCATGCAGGGGAGCAACCGCTACGGGCAGCTGGGCACCGGGGACAAGATCGACCGCGGGGAGCCCACGCTG GTTCATGGCCTCAAGTGCCCCCTGGACATCTGGTGCGGCCTCAACCACTCgctggccctgctgcagagccGGGAGCTGGGCCAGGCCGTGCTGGGCTGTGGCTGTGGGGCCGGGGGGCGGCTGCCCGGCTGGCCCAAGGGCAGTGCCACCTTCGTCAAGCTGCAGGTCAAG GTCCCGCTCTGCGCCAGCAGCCTGTGTTCCACCCGCGAGTGTCTCTACCTGCTGTCCAGCCACGACATCGAGGGGGGGCCGGCGTACCGCGAGCTGCCCCCCAGCCGGGCGCTCCCCCCGCCGGAGAGCCCGGGGCCCCAGGCCTGCGAGCAGTACCTgagccagctccagggctgccccACGCTGGCCGGGCGGCTGGCCAAGGTCAAGGAAGCCGTGGGGGCCCTGCCCCTACCCCCCTGCCAGAAGGACTTCCTGTGGGAGGCCCTGGAGCTCATCCGGCGCTCGGCCCGGccccgcagcccccccgcctgcagcTAG